One window of Maridesulfovibrio ferrireducens genomic DNA carries:
- the pyk gene encoding pyruvate kinase, translating to MRTKVIATLGPASGSVEIIRKMVLNGVRILRLNFSHSDAESFRPVVKMIREVEKDLGIPLTIMGDLCGPKIRVGVIAGAPLNIGQDADVYLGMSEESGKHSDCPFIPLDQPELFHGLETGMLVSLSDGILQFLVTETIIKDKLYKLQAQNAGILSSRKGIAFPGKNLALAAFTEKDKVDLIGAIEIGLDAIAMSFVQTPKDVEDVKAEMHKLGAWLPVVAKIERQNAVDNIEDILKVADAIMVARGDLGLECKLSSVPVIQKKLIRACRHAQKPVIVATQMLLSMVKNPIPTRAEANDVANAIMDGADCCMLSEETAIGDYPAETVGFIREIAEATEPYYLERIDGPYKPTKEVNPIKYLSYSACLLADNIDSPAILCHSSSGASAKIICSRRPRQPIHCLTPDKSVPAYLNFFWGMTPVITDATIPVHRARLERYLEGNKGFPRGKGYILVSGQPTPGQTESKTNEIKLYYK from the coding sequence ATGAGAACCAAAGTTATTGCCACATTAGGTCCGGCCTCTGGAAGTGTTGAAATTATACGCAAAATGGTTCTTAACGGAGTAAGAATTTTGCGTTTAAATTTTTCTCATTCTGATGCCGAAAGCTTTCGTCCGGTTGTCAAAATGATTCGAGAAGTTGAAAAAGACCTTGGAATTCCTCTGACTATTATGGGGGATTTGTGTGGTCCTAAAATCAGAGTCGGTGTAATTGCCGGCGCACCTCTTAATATCGGACAGGACGCGGATGTTTATTTGGGAATGTCTGAGGAAAGCGGTAAGCATTCGGATTGTCCGTTTATTCCGCTTGATCAGCCTGAATTGTTTCATGGTCTTGAAACGGGAATGCTTGTTTCTTTAAGTGACGGAATTCTGCAGTTTTTAGTTACTGAAACTATTATTAAAGATAAGCTTTACAAACTTCAGGCTCAGAATGCAGGTATTTTGTCTTCCCGTAAGGGAATTGCATTTCCGGGCAAAAATCTCGCACTGGCCGCTTTTACTGAAAAGGACAAAGTTGATCTTATCGGTGCAATTGAAATCGGCCTTGATGCTATAGCGATGTCTTTTGTTCAGACACCTAAAGATGTCGAAGACGTTAAAGCGGAAATGCATAAGCTTGGAGCTTGGCTGCCGGTTGTTGCTAAAATTGAACGGCAAAACGCTGTTGATAACATAGAAGATATTCTAAAAGTTGCCGATGCGATTATGGTTGCACGCGGAGATTTAGGCCTTGAGTGTAAATTGTCTTCCGTTCCTGTAATTCAGAAAAAATTGATCAGGGCGTGTCGTCATGCTCAGAAGCCTGTAATCGTCGCAACTCAGATGCTTCTTTCAATGGTAAAGAATCCTATTCCAACACGTGCAGAAGCTAATGACGTGGCAAATGCGATTATGGACGGTGCTGATTGCTGCATGCTTTCCGAAGAAACAGCTATCGGTGATTATCCCGCAGAGACTGTTGGTTTTATCCGTGAAATTGCAGAGGCTACCGAGCCTTATTATCTTGAAAGAATTGACGGACCTTATAAGCCTACAAAAGAAGTCAATCCTATCAAATATCTGAGTTACTCTGCTTGTCTGCTTGCAGATAACATTGATAGCCCTGCTATACTTTGTCATTCAAGCAGCGGTGCATCTGCTAAGATTATTTGTAGCCGTAGACCCAGACAGCCTATTCATTGCCTGACTCCCGATAAGAGTGTTCCGGCTTATTTGAATTTCTTCTGGGGTATGACTCCGGTTATAACTGATGCGACAATTCCTGTTCACCGAGCGCGTCTCGAAAGATATCTGGAAGGGAATAAAGGTTTCCCTAGAGGAAAAGGTTACATCCTTGTTTCCGGTCAGCCTACACCGGGGCAGACTGAATCAAAAACTAATGAAATTAAATTGTATTATAAATAG
- a CDS encoding cereblon family protein: MNNFSHPTATFLLKTVRETDSSVRNDLQNDSELNESKFKQFIVCKECEHKLTKPTFAIQVNNNHEHSFFNPHGYVFQLRCFSNASGCLTDGLPSSEFTWFSGYSWQITLCGKCFSHLGWKFTSDSNSFFALIKDKIKNSTK; encoded by the coding sequence ATGAACAACTTCTCGCACCCCACAGCAACGTTTCTACTTAAAACAGTAAGAGAAACCGACTCTTCCGTTCGCAATGACCTACAGAACGATTCAGAGCTTAATGAGTCGAAGTTTAAACAATTCATTGTCTGTAAAGAATGCGAACATAAGTTAACCAAGCCAACCTTTGCCATTCAAGTAAACAACAACCACGAGCATTCATTCTTCAATCCGCACGGCTATGTCTTTCAGCTTAGATGTTTTTCAAATGCAAGCGGCTGTTTGACGGACGGGCTCCCTTCTTCTGAATTCACCTGGTTTTCAGGCTACTCATGGCAAATTACGTTATGCGGAAAATGTTTTTCCCATCTTGGATGGAAATTCACTTCTGATTCCAATTCTTTTTTCGCTCTCATCAAAGATAAAATTAAAAACTCAACCAAATAA
- a CDS encoding ABC transporter ATP-binding protein, whose product MSSLLYELTGIGKEFEGPTEIVQVLNNINLNVESGESLAIMGSSGSGKTTLLHILGTLDTASRGNIDFAGMNFNDMPAEKRAQVRNREIGFIFQFHHLLPEFTTLENVALPAMVAGISQKKASAMAREALVLVGLENRLDHRVTTLSGGERQRAAIARAVLLKPKVLLADEPTGNLDEKTGKMVGEMLVSLNEELGMTLIVVTHNIELAGIMKRRLELRSGELYAQN is encoded by the coding sequence ATGAGTAGTTTACTTTATGAACTGACTGGTATCGGGAAAGAATTCGAAGGTCCGACTGAGATTGTTCAAGTACTTAATAATATAAATTTGAATGTTGAATCCGGTGAATCCCTTGCGATTATGGGGTCGTCAGGTTCAGGAAAAACTACTCTTCTTCATATTTTAGGGACACTTGATACCGCCAGTAGGGGTAATATTGATTTTGCAGGAATGAATTTTAATGATATGCCTGCTGAGAAGCGGGCACAAGTCAGGAATCGGGAAATAGGTTTTATTTTCCAGTTTCATCACTTACTTCCAGAGTTTACTACTTTGGAAAATGTTGCACTGCCAGCCATGGTGGCAGGTATCAGTCAGAAAAAAGCATCTGCAATGGCTCGTGAAGCTCTTGTACTGGTCGGGCTTGAAAATCGGCTTGATCATAGAGTTACTACACTTTCCGGAGGGGAAAGGCAGAGGGCCGCAATAGCGCGAGCCGTTTTGCTTAAGCCGAAAGTTTTACTGGCCGACGAACCTACTGGTAATTTGGATGAAAAAACAGGGAAGATGGTTGGTGAAATGCTGGTTTCCCTTAATGAAGAACTAGGAATGACTCTTATAGTTGTGACACATAATATAGAATTGGCCGGTATTATGAAACGCCGGCTTGAGTTGCGTTCCGGAGAACTTTATGCCCAGAATTAG
- a CDS encoding Na/Pi cotransporter family protein — protein MTFTLLANLLGGLGLFLIGMRLMTQGLRHAAGHSLRRLLGEWTKNPGRGLISGFFITALVQSSSAVTVAVIGFVNAGLLTLTQSIGVIYGSNIGTTVTGWIVATAGFNVNIKGLALPLIACGAILRLTGSISKRAYFGDALAGFGLFFLGISTLQQSFKGIESTLDLSTFASSGFISLPIFLGIGIILTLLMQSSSAAMALVLTATISGLMDLNQGAAAVIGTNIGTTSTAALSVIGATINAKRVAIGHIIFNTVTALVALLILPILLNAIIFTTQSLGLTNEPAFVLAIFHTLFNILGVVILWPFTKRLVTFLERSIGRKGYEKDRPKYLDKNVVNSPSLAVDALNLELERIGIETRSIMRKGLNSNFNYAALNSDKDSLENLIEASRTFCAKMQSQPLTEIQGQQIATALRILQYYRTAGTLSASLAKKGIAPDTASLGPDSDLITVFINSCLGVLNTADNPCSAEFCQIDNMIADMLSAYHDLKAKLLSAGGRGIIQVPDMVDQLELFSKIRRIAKQSAKGSIYLMAMKPGSGACCPGTGSIKFAWNRHW, from the coding sequence ATGACATTTACACTTCTTGCAAATCTTCTAGGTGGATTGGGGCTTTTCCTTATCGGAATGCGCCTTATGACTCAGGGACTCAGGCACGCCGCCGGGCACTCACTCCGTCGGCTTCTTGGAGAATGGACCAAAAATCCGGGACGGGGACTAATCTCCGGTTTCTTTATTACAGCCCTTGTTCAATCTTCCAGCGCGGTCACTGTTGCTGTAATTGGATTTGTAAACGCCGGTCTGCTTACACTTACTCAATCCATCGGAGTCATTTACGGCAGCAACATAGGAACAACAGTAACAGGCTGGATTGTTGCAACTGCGGGTTTCAATGTTAATATTAAAGGACTGGCGCTGCCGCTGATTGCCTGCGGTGCCATTTTGAGACTCACAGGCTCGATTTCCAAAAGAGCTTACTTCGGAGATGCGTTAGCAGGATTCGGTCTTTTTTTTCTCGGAATTTCTACACTTCAACAATCCTTTAAAGGCATTGAATCAACTCTTGATTTATCAACTTTTGCCAGCTCCGGATTTATTTCCCTCCCGATATTTCTCGGCATAGGAATTATACTCACCCTGCTTATGCAAAGTTCAAGCGCTGCGATGGCTCTGGTTTTGACAGCAACAATTTCCGGCCTGATGGACTTGAATCAAGGGGCCGCAGCTGTAATCGGAACGAATATCGGAACGACCTCTACAGCAGCCCTTTCAGTAATCGGTGCAACCATCAACGCCAAAAGAGTTGCAATCGGACATATCATTTTCAACACAGTCACTGCGCTTGTTGCACTGCTGATTCTTCCGATTTTATTAAATGCAATTATATTTACAACTCAAAGTCTGGGCCTGACAAACGAACCTGCATTTGTTTTAGCAATTTTCCATACGCTCTTTAATATTCTGGGAGTAGTAATACTGTGGCCCTTTACAAAACGCCTTGTAACATTTCTTGAACGGAGTATCGGCCGAAAAGGTTATGAAAAAGATAGACCTAAATATCTTGACAAAAATGTTGTAAACTCCCCCTCGCTGGCTGTTGACGCTCTGAATCTTGAACTGGAGCGTATCGGGATTGAAACCAGATCAATTATGAGAAAAGGACTGAATTCAAACTTTAACTATGCAGCCCTGAATTCAGACAAAGATTCGCTTGAAAATTTAATAGAGGCATCAAGAACTTTCTGCGCCAAAATGCAATCACAACCCCTAACCGAAATTCAAGGACAGCAGATAGCTACGGCATTGCGAATACTGCAATATTACCGCACAGCCGGAACTCTGTCAGCCTCTCTTGCAAAAAAGGGAATAGCACCTGACACGGCATCTTTGGGGCCTGATTCCGATCTTATTACGGTGTTCATCAACTCATGCCTCGGCGTGCTAAATACTGCTGATAACCCATGCTCCGCGGAATTTTGTCAAATCGACAACATGATAGCAGACATGCTATCAGCCTATCACGACCTTAAGGCAAAACTGCTTTCAGCAGGAGGCCGGGGTATTATACAAGTTCCAGACATGGTCGATCAGTTGGAACTTTTTTCAAAAATCAGAAGAATAGCTAAACAATCAGCCAAAGGGTCAATTTACCTTATGGCTATGAAACCCGGTTCAGGCGCGTGCTGCCCCGGAACCGGCTCAATAAAATTTGCATGGAACCGTCACTGGTAA
- the bamA gene encoding outer membrane protein assembly factor BamA, with translation MPRIRFLFLLIAATLAFLLNSGTEKAQAEDASSIVLAVLPFEVNANADTQYLKDSLPTLVSDRLREAGFRVVDQKKVMQLVDEQGYEFLNLQSAKDMALLAGSGYSIYGSFSQIGEDLSLDVRLVEAFGMKPAVPLFVSKKGLINLLPAVDELVAKVKLELLSQDKIADVEVVGTRVLDKDVVMMRTNIKVGDIYTPYKINTDLKNIYALGYFEDVKVKVSDVPGGKKIVFEVVEKPRIQAITVQGADAIDSEDILSAVNTKKGAVLNPKVLSDDLNTLREMYRKEGYYKAKVDYNVDGEGAQARLNLKVDEGKKLYIEGIIIQGAEKLDPEEVKAQLALTERGWLSWFTKTGVLKEELLERDAAAILAYYGNRGFIDAKVGEPEVEIKDDGIYVTFQVSEGNRYKVGSVELRGDLIVKKSKLKEIIAADDMADGGEYLDRSVLREDMKALSDFYANFGYAYADAKIQFDQNAEDKTVAITFLISKRQKVHIRRVIIEGNSKTRNNVILREMRLADGDQFSGFKLQRSIVRLNKLDYFSEVDIEPIPTGDPSEMDLKVKVKDKNTGMVSGGIGYSTSDSVFISAKITERNLFGRGWDFGLNGGWSSKSISYGLNFYNPRVGDTLWGAGAQTYWRNEDFDDYDKQTIGAGIEASYPVGEYTNFFTNYRLDNYYVSKISETAAKAIKDIEGYNWSSIVTAGFKRDTTNKAFNPSTGTLNTATVAMGGGILMGDDSYVKYTLDSNYFTPVFWDLIFHWRGKVGFVHDNLGDGDIPVFEKFYLGGINNVRGYSSREISPRDSVSGDRVGGNKMMFMNFELLFPINEEFGLVGVTFFDIGNTWGEGDSFFTDTKQADGKDLTLGLYKSIGAGIRWFSPMGPIRVEYGYGLDNLEDSSRHKIEFSMGQFF, from the coding sequence ATGCCCAGAATTAGATTTCTGTTTTTGCTGATTGCGGCAACTCTAGCGTTTTTGCTCAATTCAGGAACTGAAAAAGCACAAGCTGAAGATGCCTCCAGTATTGTGCTTGCTGTACTTCCTTTTGAAGTAAATGCTAATGCGGATACTCAGTATCTTAAGGATAGTCTGCCCACTCTTGTTTCAGATAGATTGCGTGAGGCTGGTTTTAGAGTTGTTGATCAGAAAAAAGTGATGCAGCTTGTTGATGAACAGGGTTACGAATTTTTGAACTTACAGTCGGCAAAGGACATGGCTCTTCTCGCCGGTTCGGGCTACTCCATATATGGTAGTTTCAGTCAGATCGGTGAAGATCTCAGCCTTGATGTCCGTTTAGTTGAAGCCTTTGGCATGAAGCCGGCTGTTCCGTTATTTGTGAGCAAAAAAGGATTGATTAATCTTTTGCCTGCTGTTGATGAGCTTGTTGCAAAAGTTAAACTTGAATTGCTTAGTCAGGATAAAATTGCAGATGTCGAAGTTGTAGGAACCAGAGTTCTTGATAAAGACGTCGTTATGATGCGGACTAATATTAAAGTCGGCGATATATACACTCCATATAAAATCAATACAGACCTCAAAAATATTTACGCTCTTGGTTATTTTGAAGACGTAAAAGTTAAAGTCAGTGATGTGCCCGGTGGAAAGAAAATTGTTTTCGAAGTTGTGGAAAAACCACGTATTCAAGCAATTACCGTACAGGGTGCTGACGCAATAGATTCAGAAGATATTCTTTCGGCCGTCAATACTAAAAAGGGTGCAGTTCTTAACCCTAAAGTCCTTTCTGATGACCTTAATACCTTGCGCGAAATGTATCGTAAAGAAGGTTATTATAAGGCCAAAGTAGATTATAATGTAGACGGAGAAGGCGCTCAGGCCCGTCTTAATTTAAAAGTTGATGAAGGCAAGAAGCTTTATATTGAAGGCATTATTATTCAGGGAGCTGAAAAGTTGGACCCTGAAGAAGTTAAAGCTCAGCTTGCTCTTACTGAGAGAGGGTGGCTTTCATGGTTTACTAAAACCGGAGTACTCAAAGAAGAGTTGCTTGAACGAGATGCAGCTGCGATTTTAGCGTATTACGGTAACCGTGGATTCATCGACGCAAAAGTCGGTGAACCGGAAGTTGAAATAAAAGATGACGGTATATATGTGACTTTTCAAGTTTCTGAGGGGAATCGCTACAAAGTCGGTAGTGTTGAACTCAGAGGTGACTTGATTGTTAAGAAATCTAAGTTGAAAGAAATTATTGCTGCCGATGATATGGCGGATGGCGGCGAATATCTTGATAGATCTGTCCTGCGTGAGGACATGAAAGCTCTTTCAGATTTCTATGCGAATTTTGGTTATGCATACGCTGATGCCAAAATTCAATTTGATCAGAATGCCGAAGATAAGACAGTTGCAATTACTTTCTTGATCTCTAAGCGTCAGAAAGTTCATATCCGAAGGGTTATTATCGAGGGGAATTCAAAAACTCGTAATAATGTAATACTTCGCGAAATGCGTCTTGCTGATGGCGATCAGTTCAGTGGGTTTAAGCTTCAGCGTTCAATTGTCAGATTAAATAAGCTGGACTACTTCAGTGAAGTTGATATTGAGCCGATTCCGACTGGTGACCCCAGTGAGATGGATTTGAAAGTTAAGGTTAAAGATAAAAATACCGGTATGGTCAGTGGTGGTATCGGGTATTCTACTTCAGACAGTGTTTTCATTTCAGCCAAAATTACTGAACGGAACTTGTTTGGGCGCGGTTGGGACTTCGGTCTTAACGGCGGTTGGAGTTCAAAGAGTATCAGTTATGGTCTAAACTTCTATAACCCGCGTGTAGGTGATACTTTGTGGGGAGCAGGAGCTCAGACTTACTGGCGTAATGAAGATTTTGACGATTATGATAAGCAGACAATCGGTGCTGGTATTGAAGCTTCTTATCCTGTCGGAGAGTATACAAACTTCTTCACTAACTATCGTCTGGATAACTATTATGTCTCAAAAATTTCAGAGACAGCTGCTAAGGCAATTAAAGATATTGAAGGATATAATTGGTCGAGTATTGTCACTGCCGGTTTTAAGAGAGATACCACTAATAAGGCGTTTAACCCTTCAACGGGTACTCTTAATACTGCAACAGTTGCTATGGGTGGCGGTATTTTGATGGGAGATGACTCTTACGTCAAGTACACCTTAGATTCTAACTATTTCACTCCTGTGTTCTGGGATTTGATTTTCCATTGGAGAGGTAAAGTTGGATTTGTTCATGACAACTTAGGTGATGGAGATATTCCAGTCTTTGAAAAGTTCTACTTAGGTGGAATTAATAATGTCCGAGGTTATTCCTCAAGAGAAATCTCTCCTCGTGACAGTGTTTCCGGCGATCGAGTCGGTGGTAATAAGATGATGTTCATGAACTTTGAGCTCTTATTCCCAATTAATGAGGAATTCGGGCTTGTTGGTGTAACCTTCTTTGATATTGGTAACACATGGGGAGAAGGGGACAGTTTCTTCACTGATACTAAACAAGCGGATGGAAAAGATCTAACACTCGGACTGTACAAAAGTATAGGAGCTGGTATACGGTGGTTCTCTCCAATGGGGCCGATCAGGGTTGAATATGGTTACGGTCTGGATAACCTTGAAGACAGCAGCCGTCATAAGATCGAGTTCTCAATGGGACAGTTCTTTTAA
- a CDS encoding lipoprotein-releasing ABC transporter permease subunit, whose product MKFELFVALRYLFTLRKNSFISVISLFAVCGVAIGVAALIVVLGVMNGFSTDLRDKILGVNAHIIVTAYDGTLDNYHHMVEKIEKLKGVTGVTPFIYSEVMLSSNGGVKGVVLRGLDSSTAKGVLSLPGNIISGSVDSLSKESKMPEIVIGTQLAKRLGLVIGDSVNLLSPTGKQSAAGFTPKVRIFKVGGIFRTGMFEYDSSLAYISNKAAQNLLGFKRDFVSGLEIRVDDVYAVDQIGKHLAKELSGYPVQIRNWQQMNANLFAALKLEKTAMFIILAMIVLVGSFSIITTLVMLVMQKTRDIAVLMSMGATTGSIRRIFMWQGTLIGLIGTSLGYLIGVPVALLLKKYQFIKLPSNVYPVDYLPVRMDMLDLTIIGVSAFLLCFLATLYPAKQAAALEPAKALRYE is encoded by the coding sequence ATGAAATTTGAGTTGTTCGTCGCATTAAGATATTTGTTTACCCTGAGGAAGAATTCCTTCATCTCAGTAATATCACTTTTTGCAGTATGCGGCGTAGCAATTGGAGTTGCGGCACTGATTGTTGTTCTTGGAGTGATGAATGGCTTTTCTACAGATCTGAGAGATAAAATTCTCGGGGTTAATGCTCATATAATTGTGACAGCATATGATGGTACTTTAGATAATTATCATCATATGGTAGAAAAAATAGAAAAATTAAAGGGTGTTACAGGCGTAACGCCCTTTATCTATTCTGAAGTGATGCTTTCCAGCAATGGCGGAGTTAAAGGTGTTGTTTTACGAGGCCTTGATTCTTCTACAGCTAAAGGGGTTCTGAGTTTACCCGGAAATATTATTTCCGGTAGTGTTGACTCGTTATCTAAAGAAAGCAAAATGCCTGAAATTGTTATCGGAACACAGTTGGCTAAAAGGCTTGGACTTGTTATTGGAGATTCAGTTAACCTGCTTTCTCCGACAGGAAAGCAAAGTGCAGCCGGTTTTACTCCGAAAGTGCGCATATTTAAGGTAGGGGGAATCTTTAGAACAGGCATGTTTGAATACGATTCTTCTTTGGCTTACATAAGTAACAAAGCTGCGCAGAATCTACTTGGTTTTAAAAGAGATTTTGTGTCCGGACTCGAAATACGCGTTGACGATGTTTACGCTGTGGATCAGATCGGTAAGCATTTAGCTAAAGAACTTTCTGGATATCCAGTGCAGATAAGAAATTGGCAGCAGATGAATGCCAACTTGTTTGCCGCTTTGAAGCTGGAAAAAACAGCAATGTTTATCATTCTGGCAATGATTGTTCTGGTCGGATCATTCAGTATCATAACTACACTAGTTATGTTGGTTATGCAGAAAACCAGAGATATTGCGGTGTTGATGTCCATGGGGGCAACAACCGGAAGTATCAGACGAATTTTTATGTGGCAGGGAACATTAATAGGATTGATCGGAACAAGTTTAGGGTATCTGATCGGGGTGCCTGTTGCGCTTCTTCTTAAGAAGTATCAATTTATTAAATTACCAAGCAATGTTTATCCTGTTGATTATCTACCCGTAAGGATGGACATGTTGGACTTGACCATAATTGGTGTTTCGGCATTTTTGCTTTGTTTTCTGGCTACTTTGTATCCGGCAAAACAGGCCGCAGCTCTTGAACCTGCGAAGGCTCTGAGATATGAGTAG
- the lysS gene encoding lysine--tRNA ligase, translated as MPLLEALQAQNELNQVLKNRVEKACTLLDEGVKLYPNDFSKDTDVSFIWDNYDKTATEELDTLGKKFKMAGRVLTLRSFGKVAFFHLQDPTGRIQVYAARDDLGADLYKIFKKFDIGDIVGVEGELFRTKTDELTLKACAVTLITKSMRPLPEKYHGLKDVETRYRQRYVDLIVTPRAREIFQKRTKIVGALRNYLDNMGFMEVETPMMQSIPGGAAAKPFETYHNALDMKLYLRIAPELYLKRLLVGGFEKVYEINRNFRNEGIDTQHNPEFTMLEFYWAYANYVDLMDLTEDMISKVCHAVNGDTKVNYQDEVIDLTPGAWHRVTFHDSLETIGDVSPEIYNDYDKCKDLVKKLGEKAVEGEKLGKLQAKLFDLLVEPKLIQPHFIYLYPTDISPLSRRNEENPELTDRFELFVCGRELANAFSELNDPVDQRCRFLEQVEEKEAGDDEAHHMDEDYVRALEYGMPPAAGQGIGIDRLVMLLTDSSSIREVILFPLLRSETTSGTGGA; from the coding sequence ATGCCTCTGCTTGAGGCTCTGCAAGCTCAGAACGAACTCAATCAGGTTCTGAAGAATCGTGTGGAAAAGGCTTGTACTCTTCTCGACGAAGGTGTGAAACTTTACCCCAACGACTTCAGTAAAGATACAGATGTCTCATTTATTTGGGACAATTACGACAAAACTGCTACTGAGGAGTTAGATACTCTCGGTAAAAAGTTTAAGATGGCAGGCAGGGTTCTTACTCTGCGTTCCTTCGGTAAAGTCGCATTTTTTCACCTTCAGGATCCTACAGGTAGGATCCAGGTTTATGCTGCAAGGGACGACCTTGGTGCGGATCTGTACAAAATTTTTAAGAAATTCGATATCGGTGATATTGTAGGCGTTGAGGGGGAACTCTTCAGAACTAAAACTGACGAGTTAACTCTGAAAGCTTGCGCAGTCACTCTTATCACTAAATCCATGCGTCCACTTCCTGAGAAGTATCACGGACTTAAAGATGTAGAGACCAGATATCGCCAGCGTTATGTCGATCTGATCGTTACTCCTAGAGCTCGTGAGATTTTCCAGAAGCGGACGAAAATTGTCGGGGCTCTGCGGAACTATCTTGATAATATGGGCTTTATGGAAGTGGAAACTCCCATGATGCAGTCTATTCCCGGTGGTGCTGCGGCAAAACCTTTTGAAACATACCATAATGCACTTGATATGAAGCTTTATCTGCGTATTGCACCAGAGCTTTATCTTAAACGTCTTTTGGTTGGTGGTTTTGAAAAAGTTTATGAGATTAATCGTAACTTCCGTAATGAGGGTATCGACACTCAGCATAACCCGGAATTTACAATGCTTGAATTCTATTGGGCGTATGCCAACTATGTGGACCTCATGGATCTTACCGAAGATATGATTTCTAAGGTATGTCATGCCGTTAACGGCGATACTAAAGTTAACTATCAGGACGAAGTTATTGATTTGACTCCCGGAGCGTGGCATCGCGTAACGTTCCATGATTCTTTAGAAACAATCGGTGATGTTTCTCCTGAAATATACAATGATTATGATAAGTGTAAGGATTTGGTCAAAAAACTTGGCGAAAAAGCTGTTGAAGGTGAAAAACTCGGTAAGCTTCAAGCTAAACTGTTTGACCTTCTCGTTGAGCCTAAGTTGATTCAGCCTCACTTTATTTATCTTTATCCTACGGATATATCTCCTCTTTCCAGAAGAAATGAAGAGAATCCTGAACTTACCGATCGCTTTGAGCTTTTCGTCTGTGGACGTGAGCTTGCCAATGCGTTTTCTGAACTCAACGACCCAGTTGATCAGCGTTGCAGGTTCTTGGAGCAGGTTGAAGAAAAAGAAGCCGGTGACGATGAAGCGCATCATATGGATGAGGATTATGTTCGTGCTCTTGAGTACGGAATGCCTCCGGCAGCAGGTCAGGGTATCGGTATCGATAGACTGGTTATGCTGCTGACAGACAGTTCCTCTATCAGAGAGGTTATTTTGTTCCCGCTTCTGAGAAGTGAAACAACTTCCGGCACTGGTGGCGCATGA
- a CDS encoding OmpH family outer membrane protein, with protein sequence MSKKILTLIALIVISAFIAGCQQQETAGAKVGFVDTNKVFKECKAGAEGMAYLKDASESFQSTFTDMQKELAGNQTEDNARKFQEALSEYQTKMGAEQNRIVETLNAGFTKAVDEYRKANGMSAVFSVESAVSYDEGSDISSAIIEAMDKMDIKVKAE encoded by the coding sequence ATGTCTAAAAAAATACTTACATTAATTGCACTTATTGTCATCTCAGCTTTTATTGCAGGCTGTCAACAGCAGGAAACAGCTGGAGCAAAGGTTGGTTTTGTTGATACAAACAAAGTATTTAAAGAATGCAAAGCTGGTGCTGAAGGCATGGCATACCTCAAAGATGCAAGCGAAAGCTTCCAGTCTACCTTCACAGATATGCAGAAAGAACTTGCAGGCAACCAGACTGAAGACAATGCACGCAAATTCCAGGAAGCTCTCAGCGAATACCAGACCAAAATGGGAGCTGAACAGAATCGCATAGTTGAAACTCTTAACGCCGGTTTCACTAAAGCTGTTGACGAATATCGCAAAGCAAACGGCATGTCCGCTGTCTTCTCAGTAGAGTCAGCTGTAAGCTATGACGAAGGTTCAGACATCAGCTCTGCAATCATCGAAGCAATGGATAAAATGGATATTAAAGTTAAAGCTGAATAG